The following proteins are encoded in a genomic region of Candidatus Hydrogenedentota bacterium:
- a CDS encoding sulfatase, translated as MPDRISRRQFIAAAAALGAAGCHLQRAEGIGAETGNRAPNFVMILSEAHGWSSTSVLSDPARADSKSEVAQTPALTRLAEQGMRFSRAYASSPRCTPSRAAILTGKSPAQLHMTFVTDDGGTRRRPNAAATPIVPPHCLLELPESEMTVAESLRAEGYATAHFGKWHVGHADPSRHGFDESDGPTSNRGPGGNDKPNPLAAHEITDRGIAFARRQVQAGKPFYLQLSHYSARNQEDVSPDVLDAFMKRTGITDPRIASAHAAVEEMDTTIGKLLAALDELKIADNTYVVYTTDHGTQGRNENAPLSEGKGTLWEGGIRVPLIVRGPGIEAGSASTTPVIGHDFYPTFLDLAGSKEPLPKGVEGGSLRGVLNNGGTGAVKRPFDYFVFHFPHYDHDPNGPGTAIIAGNYKLIHFYETDKRLLFNLAEDIGEKRDLAAVEPERTDTLARTMDEYLKAMSAQMPTRNAAASTGTSDVPQYQDRPRPPGKQKDEKKGGKRNAIR; from the coding sequence GTCGAGTACGTCCGTGCTATCGGACCCGGCCCGGGCCGACAGTAAGAGCGAGGTCGCACAGACTCCGGCTCTTACGCGGTTGGCGGAGCAAGGCATGCGATTCTCGCGCGCCTACGCATCGTCACCCCGGTGCACGCCGTCGCGCGCGGCCATTCTTACCGGCAAGTCGCCGGCCCAATTGCACATGACTTTCGTGACGGACGACGGCGGCACCCGCCGCCGGCCCAACGCGGCCGCGACTCCAATCGTCCCTCCGCATTGTTTGCTGGAACTTCCCGAATCGGAGATGACAGTCGCGGAATCATTGCGCGCCGAAGGGTACGCCACCGCGCATTTCGGCAAATGGCACGTTGGTCACGCCGACCCGTCGCGGCATGGATTTGACGAGAGCGACGGTCCAACGAGTAATCGTGGTCCGGGTGGCAACGACAAGCCCAATCCGCTCGCGGCGCACGAAATCACCGATCGAGGCATTGCATTTGCGCGGCGCCAGGTCCAGGCAGGTAAGCCGTTCTACCTTCAACTCTCGCATTACAGCGCGCGCAATCAGGAGGACGTTTCGCCCGATGTGCTCGACGCCTTCATGAAACGGACGGGGATAACCGACCCCCGTATTGCCAGCGCGCACGCGGCGGTCGAAGAAATGGACACGACAATTGGCAAGTTGCTGGCGGCGTTGGATGAATTGAAGATCGCGGACAACACGTACGTCGTCTACACGACGGACCATGGAACCCAGGGCAGGAACGAGAATGCGCCACTCAGCGAAGGAAAGGGCACCTTGTGGGAGGGCGGTATTCGCGTTCCCTTGATTGTTCGCGGTCCTGGAATCGAGGCGGGGAGCGCATCAACGACGCCGGTCATCGGACATGACTTCTATCCAACGTTTCTGGACCTTGCCGGATCCAAGGAGCCCCTGCCCAAGGGTGTGGAAGGAGGCAGTCTGCGCGGTGTGCTGAATAATGGCGGCACGGGCGCTGTCAAGAGACCGTTCGACTACTTCGTCTTTCACTTTCCCCATTACGACCACGACCCCAATGGCCCCGGCACGGCGATAATCGCGGGCAACTACAAATTGATTCACTTCTACGAGACGGACAAGCGATTGCTGTTCAATCTAGCGGAAGATATCGGGGAAAAGCGCGACCTGGCCGCTGTCGAACCAGAAAGAACCGACACACTGGCACGGACCATGGACGAGTATCTTAAGGCAATGAGTGCGCAAATGCCGACGCGGAACGCGGCAGCGTCAACGGGGACGAGCGATGTCCCGCAATATCAAGATCGCCCGAGGCCGCCCGGCAAGCAGAAGGATGAGAAGAAAGGCGGAAAACGAAATGCCATTCGTTAA
- a CDS encoding metallophosphoesterase yields the protein MKISRRRAVGLMLFAPWAAAAQDSVVAPDTRRRGNRPPGNRGPGGPQHNPDQKKASTFYTDVPAHDFDIILGRPTADAITASVLSYAEIEGFFSYGSDPSKLDQESAPQRFRAGEPVEVVLTKLRPNQAYSYCFNWRRAGATDYTADGPRRFQTQRSRGSEFTFTVQADSHLDDPQAASLYTNTLRAVQADAPDFHIDLGDTFMTDKRGQQFATAQSQYLAQRYYLGLVGHSAPVFLVLGNHDGETGSRFYGKGDSMPGWSNAMRRRYFPNPLPNGFYTGNNMPTDPLGLLQDYYSWEWGNALSVVLDPYWFTTSRSKGPAAFWERSLGETQYRWLESTLAKSNAPFRFVFIHNLVGGGDEAMRGGAEAARFFEWGGRNLDGTPEFAQHRPGWPAPIHDVLKKYGVSVVFHGHDHFFARQELDGIVYQLVPQPATPGGRNVTRMVSEYGYVSGDFLPSPGYLWVSVGNSETHVVFKNTSSEKAEQAFEYRIPSSQRNMGSAGKK from the coding sequence ATGAAGATATCGCGTCGACGTGCAGTGGGGTTGATGTTGTTCGCGCCGTGGGCAGCCGCTGCGCAAGATAGTGTCGTAGCGCCGGACACGAGGCGGCGCGGCAATCGACCGCCCGGCAACCGGGGGCCCGGCGGACCGCAACACAACCCGGACCAGAAGAAGGCGTCGACGTTCTACACGGACGTGCCCGCCCACGACTTTGACATAATCCTTGGACGTCCCACGGCAGATGCGATTACCGCGAGCGTCCTGTCCTACGCCGAAATCGAAGGTTTCTTTTCGTACGGAAGCGATCCGAGTAAGCTTGATCAAGAGAGCGCGCCCCAGCGATTCCGGGCCGGCGAGCCCGTGGAAGTTGTTTTGACCAAGCTGCGCCCCAACCAAGCATACAGCTATTGCTTCAACTGGCGGCGCGCTGGTGCGACTGATTACACCGCCGATGGACCCCGCCGTTTCCAAACGCAGCGCAGTCGCGGCAGCGAGTTTACGTTTACGGTTCAGGCGGACTCACACCTCGACGATCCGCAAGCGGCGTCACTGTACACCAATACCCTCCGCGCCGTGCAGGCAGACGCGCCCGATTTCCACATCGACCTCGGCGACACGTTCATGACAGACAAGCGCGGTCAGCAGTTCGCAACAGCGCAATCGCAGTACCTTGCGCAGCGATACTATTTGGGCCTGGTGGGGCACTCGGCGCCGGTGTTCCTGGTCTTGGGAAACCACGACGGCGAAACGGGATCGCGGTTTTACGGCAAGGGCGATTCGATGCCGGGTTGGTCGAACGCGATGCGCCGACGATATTTTCCGAACCCACTGCCGAACGGTTTCTACACCGGCAACAACATGCCCACGGACCCGCTGGGGCTGTTGCAGGACTACTATTCGTGGGAATGGGGAAATGCGCTCTCTGTCGTGCTCGATCCGTATTGGTTCACAACGTCGCGTTCCAAAGGGCCCGCCGCGTTTTGGGAACGCTCGCTCGGAGAGACGCAATATCGTTGGCTCGAATCGACGCTTGCGAAGAGCAACGCGCCGTTCAGGTTCGTGTTCATTCACAATCTCGTCGGTGGCGGCGATGAAGCGATGCGTGGAGGCGCGGAAGCGGCGCGGTTCTTCGAGTGGGGCGGGCGCAACCTGGACGGCACGCCCGAATTCGCGCAGCATCGGCCTGGCTGGCCCGCGCCGATTCACGATGTGCTCAAGAAATATGGCGTCAGCGTCGTATTTCACGGACACGATCATTTCTTCGCGCGACAGGAACTCGATGGCATCGTCTATCAACTTGTGCCGCAGCCCGCGACACCGGGAGGCCGCAACGTCACGCGGATGGTGAGTGAGTATGGCTACGTGTCGGGCGACTTTCTGCCAAGTCCGGGGTACCTTTGGGTCAGCGTCGGCAATTCGGAAACGCATGTGGTTTTCAAAAACACCAGTAGCGAGAAAGCCGAGCAGGCGTTTGAATACCGCATACCGTCGTCGCAAAGAAACATGGGAAGTGCAGGCAAGAAATGA